In one Paraburkholderia azotifigens genomic region, the following are encoded:
- a CDS encoding electron transfer flavoprotein subunit beta/FixA family protein — protein sequence MKVLVPVKRVVDYNVKVRVKSDQSGVDIANVKMSMNPFDEIAVEEAVRLKEAGVATEVIAVSCGVSQCQETLRTALAIGADRAVLIESDMDLQPLAVAKLLKALVDKEQPSLVIFGKQAIDDDSNQTGQMLAALAGLPQATFASKVVVADGKATVSREVDGGAETLSLNLPAVVTTDLRLNEPRYVTLPNIMKAKKKPLETVKPEDLGVDVTPRLKTLKVSEPPKRSAGVKVADVKTLVEKLKTEAKVL from the coding sequence ATGAAGGTTTTGGTGCCAGTGAAACGTGTCGTCGATTACAACGTGAAGGTCCGCGTGAAGTCGGATCAATCGGGTGTCGACATTGCCAACGTGAAGATGTCGATGAATCCGTTCGACGAAATCGCCGTTGAAGAAGCGGTGCGGTTGAAGGAAGCGGGCGTGGCGACGGAAGTGATCGCTGTGTCGTGCGGGGTTTCGCAATGTCAGGAGACGTTGCGCACGGCGCTGGCGATCGGCGCGGACCGCGCTGTGCTGATCGAATCCGATATGGATTTGCAGCCGCTGGCTGTGGCGAAGCTGCTCAAGGCGCTGGTCGACAAGGAGCAGCCGTCTCTCGTGATTTTCGGCAAGCAGGCCATCGACGACGACTCCAATCAGACGGGCCAGATGCTCGCCGCGCTGGCTGGCTTGCCGCAAGCGACGTTTGCTTCGAAGGTTGTGGTTGCCGATGGCAAGGCCACTGTCTCGCGCGAAGTGGATGGCGGCGCCGAAACGCTGTCGCTGAATCTGCCCGCAGTCGTGACAACCGATCTGCGCCTGAACGAGCCGCGCTATGTGACGCTGCCGAACATCATGAAGGCGAAGAAGAAGCCGCTCGAAACCGTGAAGCCGGAAGATCTGGGCGTCGATGTCACGCCGCGTCTGAAGACGCTGAAGGTCAGCGAGCCGCCCAAGCGTTCGGCTGGCGTGAAGGTGGCCGACGTGAAGACGCTGGTCGAGAAGCTCAAGACAGAAGCCAAGGTCTTGTGA
- a CDS encoding hydantoinase/oxoprolinase family protein, giving the protein MVASHDKARVGVDIGGTFTDVALELGGALFSTKVLTDYTAPERAIIKGIGIVADKAGIALKDIGVIIHGTTLATNALIERRGAKTAFVTTQGFRDTIEMRTENRFEQYDLNIKLPPPLIDRCDRFTLGERIDAQGGILLAPTEAQIASIVDRIEQGGYESVAIGFIHAYVNGVHERMMRDAIEKRLPNVSVSISSEVSPQIREFERFNTVCANAYVRPIMKSYLDRLLGKVREAGAVCPLFIIHSGGGIVSIESASAFPVRLVESGPAGGAIFAAHIAARYDLNSVLSFDMGGTTAKICLIDDLTPKTANTFEVARTYRFKKGSGMPISIPVVEMVEIGAGGGSIASLDVMRQIRVGPHSAASEPGPACYQRGGTQPTVTDADLLLGRLDPANFAGGTIQLSADNAATAMVAEVGGTISLNAEETAYGVAEVVDENMSNAARVHAVESGKDIGDYTMITFGGAGPLHAARLCEKSGIRKFIVPPGAGVGSAIGFLRAPFGYESVRSASMRFNDFDADALNEIVGQLSEEAVHFARQGSGDAEPLVEIKAFMRYVGQGWEIPVMIPHRRFTADDRNTFADAFTKAYTQFFGRPIDGLDIEIVSWAVKASSPMPPVERLQLVTSRDAVSAAKTRKIFDAALHRFVEAAIVERGSLKVGECVTGPAIIVEPETSTLVTSSFDAMVQPDGCLLVVAKELNTSR; this is encoded by the coding sequence ATGGTGGCCAGTCACGACAAGGCACGAGTAGGTGTCGATATCGGTGGAACCTTCACCGACGTTGCGCTCGAACTCGGTGGAGCGCTCTTTTCCACCAAGGTGCTGACGGATTACACGGCGCCCGAACGCGCCATCATCAAAGGCATCGGCATCGTTGCGGACAAGGCCGGGATCGCGCTGAAGGATATCGGCGTCATCATCCACGGCACCACGCTCGCGACCAACGCGCTGATTGAGCGGCGCGGCGCGAAGACGGCTTTCGTCACGACGCAAGGCTTTCGCGACACGATCGAAATGCGCACGGAGAACCGCTTCGAGCAATACGATCTGAATATCAAGCTCCCTCCCCCGCTGATCGACCGCTGCGACCGCTTCACGCTCGGCGAGCGGATCGACGCGCAGGGCGGCATTCTGCTCGCGCCGACGGAAGCGCAGATCGCATCGATCGTCGACCGTATCGAGCAAGGCGGCTATGAGAGCGTCGCGATCGGTTTCATTCACGCGTACGTGAACGGCGTGCATGAACGCATGATGCGCGATGCGATCGAAAAACGTCTGCCCAATGTCTCCGTGTCGATCTCCAGCGAAGTGTCGCCGCAAATCCGCGAGTTCGAGCGCTTCAACACGGTGTGCGCAAACGCGTATGTGCGCCCCATCATGAAGTCCTATCTGGATCGACTGCTTGGCAAGGTCCGCGAAGCGGGCGCCGTCTGCCCGCTCTTCATCATTCACTCGGGCGGCGGCATCGTCTCGATCGAAAGCGCCTCGGCGTTTCCCGTTCGCCTCGTCGAATCGGGCCCGGCGGGCGGCGCGATCTTCGCCGCGCACATCGCGGCGCGCTATGACCTGAACAGCGTGCTGTCGTTCGATATGGGCGGCACCACCGCCAAGATCTGCCTGATCGACGACCTCACGCCGAAAACGGCCAACACGTTCGAAGTGGCGCGCACCTATCGCTTCAAGAAAGGCAGCGGCATGCCCATTTCGATTCCCGTCGTGGAGATGGTCGAAATCGGCGCGGGCGGCGGTTCGATCGCTTCGCTCGACGTGATGCGCCAGATTCGCGTGGGCCCGCACAGCGCGGCATCGGAGCCCGGCCCCGCGTGCTATCAGCGCGGCGGCACGCAGCCGACCGTGACCGACGCCGACCTGCTGCTCGGGCGCCTCGACCCCGCCAATTTCGCGGGCGGCACGATCCAGCTCTCCGCCGACAACGCCGCCACTGCGATGGTCGCGGAAGTGGGCGGCACGATCAGTCTCAACGCGGAAGAGACCGCCTACGGCGTCGCCGAAGTCGTCGACGAGAACATGAGCAATGCGGCCCGCGTGCATGCCGTCGAAAGCGGCAAGGACATCGGCGACTACACGATGATCACGTTCGGCGGCGCGGGTCCGTTGCACGCCGCGCGTCTGTGCGAGAAGAGCGGCATCCGCAAATTCATCGTGCCGCCGGGCGCGGGCGTCGGCTCTGCGATCGGCTTTCTGCGCGCGCCGTTCGGTTACGAGAGCGTCCGCAGCGCGAGCATGCGCTTCAACGACTTCGATGCTGACGCACTGAACGAGATCGTCGGCCAGTTGAGCGAGGAGGCCGTGCACTTCGCGCGCCAGGGTTCGGGCGATGCCGAACCGCTCGTCGAGATCAAGGCGTTCATGCGCTATGTCGGCCAGGGCTGGGAAATTCCCGTGATGATTCCGCACCGCCGCTTCACCGCCGACGACCGCAACACCTTCGCGGATGCATTCACGAAGGCCTACACGCAATTCTTCGGCCGCCCGATCGACGGCCTCGACATCGAAATCGTCAGCTGGGCCGTGAAGGCCAGTTCGCCGATGCCGCCCGTCGAGCGCCTGCAACTCGTGACGTCGCGCGATGCCGTATCCGCTGCGAAGACCCGCAAGATTTTCGACGCTGCCTTGCATCGTTTCGTCGAAGCGGCCATCGTCGAACGCGGCTCGCTGAAAGTGGGCGAATGCGTGACGGGTCCGGCCATCATCGTCGAGCCGGAAACCTCGACGCTCGTCACATCGTCTTTCGATGCAATGGTGCAGCCCGACGGGTGCCTGCTCGTCGTCGCCAAAGAACTGAACACCAGCCGCTAA
- a CDS encoding class II aldolase/adducin family protein has protein sequence MISTTDPHINRKPRNISQAEWDTRVQLAAAYRLAAKFELTDLIYTHISARVPGTTDQFLINPHGWFFDEITASSLVKIDVNGSPIGDERFEVNAAGFTIHSALHQARHDVECVVHLHTTYGMAVAAMECGLLPLNQISMQFYNRVAYHEYEGISLELDERERIVKSIGKRDYLILRNHGLLTTGRSVAEAFTRMFYLNKACEIQVATLSAGQKVVIPSPEVCEHAAKQHDDYAYLDTVHLDREWTALLRLLDRDGGDYQV, from the coding sequence ATGATTTCCACCACCGATCCGCACATCAACCGCAAACCCCGCAATATTTCGCAAGCCGAGTGGGACACGCGTGTCCAGCTCGCCGCGGCATACAGACTGGCGGCGAAATTCGAACTGACCGATCTGATCTATACGCATATTTCGGCGCGTGTGCCCGGCACGACCGACCAGTTTCTGATCAACCCGCACGGCTGGTTCTTCGATGAAATCACTGCGTCGTCGCTCGTGAAGATCGACGTGAATGGCAGCCCGATCGGCGACGAACGCTTCGAAGTCAATGCGGCCGGGTTCACGATTCATAGCGCGTTGCATCAGGCGCGTCACGATGTCGAGTGCGTGGTGCACCTTCACACAACGTACGGAATGGCCGTCGCGGCGATGGAGTGCGGCCTGCTGCCGCTGAACCAGATCAGCATGCAGTTTTACAACCGGGTCGCGTATCACGAGTACGAAGGCATTTCGCTGGAACTCGACGAACGCGAACGCATCGTGAAGTCGATCGGCAAGCGCGATTACCTGATTCTGCGCAATCACGGCCTGCTCACGACGGGCCGCTCGGTGGCCGAGGCGTTCACGCGCATGTTCTATCTGAACAAGGCTTGCGAGATCCAGGTCGCCACGCTATCGGCGGGACAGAAGGTCGTCATTCCTTCGCCCGAAGTCTGCGAGCACGCCGCGAAGCAGCACGACGACTATGCGTATCTCGACACGGTTCATCTCGACCGCGAATGGACTGCGCTGCTGCGGCTGCTGGACCGCGATGGCGGCGACTACCAGGTCTGA
- a CDS encoding electron transfer flavoprotein subunit alpha/FixB family protein, with protein sequence MTILVIAEHDNAALKAATLNTVAAAQKIGGDIHVLIAGHRAQGAADAAAKVAGVAKVLLADAPQLAEGLAENVEGTVLNIAKDYSHIVAPATAYGKNIAPRIAAKLDVAQISEITAVVDADTFERPIYAGNAIATVQSRDATKVITVRATGFDPVAAEGGSASVEKMEAAADAGISQFVSREVTKLDRPELTSANIIVSGGRGLGSGENYMKVLEPLADKLGAAMGASRAAVDAGYVPNDYQVGQTGKIVAPQLYIAIGISGAIQHLAGMKDSKVIVAINKDEEAPIFSVADYGLVGDLFDTVPSMAAEI encoded by the coding sequence ATGACGATTCTGGTAATTGCCGAACACGACAACGCGGCGCTGAAGGCAGCGACGCTGAACACAGTGGCTGCCGCGCAGAAGATTGGTGGCGACATTCATGTGCTTATCGCGGGTCATCGCGCGCAAGGCGCGGCTGACGCTGCTGCGAAAGTCGCAGGCGTCGCGAAAGTACTGCTGGCCGACGCGCCGCAACTGGCCGAAGGTCTCGCCGAAAACGTCGAGGGGACGGTGCTGAACATCGCGAAGGATTATTCGCACATCGTCGCGCCCGCGACGGCCTATGGCAAGAACATCGCGCCGCGCATCGCCGCGAAGCTCGACGTCGCGCAGATCAGTGAGATCACGGCGGTGGTCGATGCAGACACGTTCGAGCGCCCGATTTATGCGGGCAATGCAATCGCCACGGTTCAATCGCGAGACGCAACTAAGGTCATCACGGTTCGCGCGACGGGCTTCGATCCCGTTGCAGCGGAGGGCGGCAGCGCGTCGGTCGAGAAAATGGAAGCAGCAGCCGACGCAGGCATCTCGCAGTTCGTGAGCCGCGAAGTGACGAAGCTCGATCGCCCGGAACTGACGTCAGCGAACATCATCGTGTCGGGTGGCCGTGGACTGGGCAGCGGCGAGAACTACATGAAGGTGCTCGAACCTCTGGCCGACAAACTCGGCGCAGCGATGGGCGCATCGCGCGCAGCCGTCGATGCCGGCTATGTGCCAAACGACTATCAGGTCGGTCAGACAGGCAAGATCGTCGCGCCGCAGCTCTACATCGCAATCGGCATTTCAGGCGCGATCCAGCATCTCGCGGGCATGAAGGACTCGAAGGTGATCGTCGCGATCAACAAGGACGAAGAGGCGCCGATCTTCAGCGTCGCGGATTACGGTCTGGTCGGCGATCTGTTCGACACGGTTCCCTCGATGGCCGCCGAAATTTAG
- a CDS encoding hydantoinase B/oxoprolinase family protein produces the protein MSLSNLDTIHMQVMWNRLISVVEEQAMALIRTAFSTSVREAGDLSAGIFDKRGRMLAQAVTGTPGHVNTMAEAVENFMNDIGIDRMYEGDVYLTNDPWKGTGHLHDFTVVSPSFHNGELIGYFASTAHVVDIGGRGFGPDSREIYEEGLFVPIMKLIERGEVNRDLINILRNNVREPDKVVGDLYALAACNETGHKRLLEMLREFDLKDVEGIGEFILARSREATLERIAALPKGTQTNDMTLDGYDTPVKLNVTLTVDSDHLLADFAGSSPASPFGINVPLLYAKAYACYGLKCIIAPEVPNNAASLEPFRVQAPAGCILNAQRPSPVAVRHVLGHFVPDLVLGALHKILPDRVPAEGSGALWNLHVSARPVQEGSGLKGSEILMFNSGGTGARAELDGLSATAFPSGVHAMSVEATEQVGPIVVWRKEMRSGSGGAGKLRGGLGQIVEIGPRAGYHFRFNAMFDRIDHPARGQSGGQSGAPGQVTLSDGTKMKGKGTQAVAEHERVTLSLPGGGGVGSPEQRDREALLRDIRNEYISEAQLRDDYGLTLDALKASVER, from the coding sequence ATGTCTCTCAGCAATCTCGACACGATCCACATGCAGGTCATGTGGAACCGCCTGATTTCCGTCGTGGAAGAACAGGCGATGGCCTTGATCCGCACCGCGTTCAGCACCAGCGTACGCGAAGCGGGCGACCTCTCGGCGGGCATCTTCGACAAGCGCGGCCGCATGCTCGCGCAAGCCGTGACGGGCACGCCCGGACACGTGAACACGATGGCGGAAGCCGTCGAGAACTTCATGAACGACATCGGCATCGACAGGATGTACGAAGGCGATGTCTATCTGACCAACGATCCGTGGAAAGGCACGGGGCATTTGCACGACTTCACGGTCGTGTCGCCTTCGTTTCACAACGGCGAACTGATCGGCTACTTCGCGAGCACGGCGCACGTGGTCGATATCGGCGGCCGCGGCTTCGGGCCGGACTCGCGCGAGATCTACGAAGAAGGCCTGTTCGTGCCGATCATGAAGCTGATCGAGCGCGGCGAAGTCAATCGCGATCTGATCAACATTCTGCGCAACAACGTGCGCGAGCCCGACAAGGTGGTCGGCGATCTCTACGCGCTGGCGGCGTGCAATGAAACGGGCCACAAGCGCCTGCTGGAAATGCTCAGGGAGTTCGACCTGAAAGACGTCGAAGGTATCGGCGAATTCATTCTTGCGCGCAGCCGCGAAGCGACGCTCGAACGCATCGCCGCGCTGCCGAAGGGCACGCAGACCAACGACATGACGCTCGACGGCTACGACACGCCCGTCAAGCTCAACGTCACACTTACAGTCGACAGCGATCATCTGCTGGCGGACTTCGCGGGTTCGTCGCCCGCCAGCCCGTTCGGCATCAACGTGCCGCTGCTCTACGCGAAAGCGTACGCGTGCTATGGGCTGAAATGCATCATCGCGCCCGAGGTGCCGAACAACGCGGCATCGCTCGAACCGTTCCGCGTGCAGGCGCCCGCGGGCTGCATTCTCAACGCGCAACGCCCGAGTCCCGTCGCGGTTCGCCATGTGCTCGGCCACTTCGTGCCGGACCTCGTGCTCGGCGCGTTGCACAAGATCCTGCCGGATCGCGTGCCGGCGGAAGGCTCCGGCGCGTTGTGGAATCTGCATGTGAGCGCGCGTCCCGTACAGGAAGGTTCGGGCCTCAAGGGCAGCGAAATCCTGATGTTCAACAGCGGCGGCACGGGCGCGCGCGCGGAACTCGATGGTCTGTCCGCGACGGCGTTTCCGAGCGGCGTGCACGCGATGTCCGTCGAAGCCACCGAACAGGTCGGACCCATCGTCGTGTGGCGCAAGGAAATGCGCTCGGGCTCGGGCGGCGCCGGCAAGCTGCGCGGCGGCCTTGGCCAGATCGTCGAAATCGGGCCGCGCGCGGGCTATCACTTCCGCTTCAATGCGATGTTCGATCGCATCGATCATCCCGCGCGCGGACAGTCGGGCGGCCAGTCCGGCGCACCCGGTCAGGTCACGCTGTCGGACGGCACGAAGATGAAGGGCAAAGGCACGCAGGCCGTCGCCGAGCATGAACGCGTCACGCTGTCTCTGCCGGGCGGCGGCGGCGTCGGTTCCCCGGAACAGCGCGACCGCGAAGCCTTGCTGCGCGACATCCGCAACGAGTACATCTCCGAAGCGCAACTGCGCGACGACTACGGTCTCACGCTCGATGCACTGAAAGCATCGGTAGAAAGGTAA